Proteins co-encoded in one Ooceraea biroi isolate clonal line C1 chromosome 9, Obir_v5.4, whole genome shotgun sequence genomic window:
- the LOC113562502 gene encoding uncharacterized protein LOC113562502: MCTRSALELGRNIVAGTHPGDWNVVRGTLLLIIQTNLSRVVVVELVASRQADARPRSLNLLIHARASIGRTERIVAEETQPEGPRDDEGAYLKPCKALKTRANSRSVREISAKHPSSSRRVRKSGDFPAYGDSEKARASSSGRACSGETMRKHIASHPAVSHPATS, encoded by the coding sequence AGAAATATCGTCGCCGGCACACACCCCGGGGACTGGAACGTCGTCCGCGGAACTTTATTGTTGATTATTCAGACGAATTTATCGCGAGTCGTTGTTGTTGAGCTGGTTGCAAGCAGGCAAGCAGACGCGCGTCCGCGCTCGTTGAACTTGTTGATCCATGCGCGTGCATCTATCGGACGGACTGAAAGAATCGTCGCTGAAGAGACTCAGCCCGAGGGTCCTCGAGACGACGAGGGCGCGTACTTGAAACCTTGTAAGGCGCTGAAAACTCGCGCGAACTCGAGGAGCGTCCGTGAGATCTCCGCGAAACACCCTTCTTCCTCTCGTCGCGTCCGGAAATCCGGAGATTTCCCAGCATACGGCGACTCCGAGAAAGCCCGCGCATCGAGTTCCGGTCGAGCGTGCAGTGGAGAAACGATGCGGAAACACATCGCGTCCCATCCAGCAGTATCGCATCCAGCGACTTCTTAA